Part of the Flavobacterium sp. KS-LB2 genome is shown below.
ATTGAGACTTCTACTGGAGCATTAGCAGTGAATACAGGAGAATATACTGGACGATCGCCGCAAGACCGTTATATCGTAAAAGACAGTATCAGTGAAAATCAAGTTTGGTGGGGAAAAGTAAACATCCCTTTTGAACCAGCAGCATTTGAAGCTTTATACAACAAGGTTACCGCTTATTTATCAGACAAAGAAATTTACGTTAGAGATTCTTATGTATGCTCTGACCCCAATTATAGATTAAATGTTCGTGTAATCACAGAAACTCCTTGGGCAAATTTATTTTGCTACAACATGTTTTTGAGACCTGAAATGGAAGAATTAGCAAATTTCAACCCAGAATGGACTCTTTTATGCGTACCAAGTTTTATGGCAGATCCAGCAGTAGACGGAACGCGTCAAAGCAATTTCGCCATTCTTGACTTTACAAGAAAAGTTGTTTTAATAGGCGGAACTGGCTATACAGGTGAAATGAAAAAGGGAATTTTCTCTGCTTTGAATTTCATTTTGCCAGTTTTCAAAAATACTTTACCAATGCATTGCAGTGCCAATGTTGGAAAAGATGGTGACACAGCTATTTTCTTTGGATTGTCAGGAACCGGAAAAACTACTTTATCAGCTGATCCAGACCGAAAATTAATTGGTGACGATGAACATGGTTGGACTAATGAAAATACGGTTTTCAACTTTGAAGGCGGTTGCTATGCAAAAGTGATCAATTTATCCGAAGAAAACGAACCAGACATTTTTAGAGCCATAAAAAAAGGAGCAATCCTTGAAAATGTAATCATCAATAACGACACTAATGAAGTTGATTTTGAGGATATTTCTATCACTCAAAATACACGTGTAAGTTACCCTATTTTTCATATTGATAACATACAACCGGGT
Proteins encoded:
- the pckA gene encoding phosphoenolpyruvate carboxykinase (ATP) — protein: MDNNTLFSQSISLKELGIENAKIHYQLSPEELQDITIKTGQGIETSTGALAVNTGEYTGRSPQDRYIVKDSISENQVWWGKVNIPFEPAAFEALYNKVTAYLSDKEIYVRDSYVCSDPNYRLNVRVITETPWANLFCYNMFLRPEMEELANFNPEWTLLCVPSFMADPAVDGTRQSNFAILDFTRKVVLIGGTGYTGEMKKGIFSALNFILPVFKNTLPMHCSANVGKDGDTAIFFGLSGTGKTTLSADPDRKLIGDDEHGWTNENTVFNFEGGCYAKVINLSEENEPDIFRAIKKGAILENVIINNDTNEVDFEDISITQNTRVSYPIFHIDNIQPGSIGKNPKNIFFLTADSFGILPPISKLTPGQAAYHFISGYTAKVAGTEAGITEPQPNFSACFGAPFMPLHPTKYAEMLSKKMKDANVKVWLINTGWTGGPYGIGSRMKLKYTRAMITAALNGELDNVAYDNHKVFGIAKPQTCPNVPSEILNPRNTWEDPELYDIKAVELAQKFKANFAKFEEFANAEIMAGAPLA